A window of the Planococcus citri chromosome 4, ihPlaCitr1.1, whole genome shotgun sequence genome harbors these coding sequences:
- the Tom7 gene encoding mitochondrial import receptor subunit TOM7 homolog produces the protein MNSDVRSRISFLFGIMRVTFHWGFIPTIIYLGFQKGADPGMPSFSLLSLLWQ, from the exons ATGAATTCAGACGTTAGAAGCAGAATATCATTCTTATTCGGTATCATGAGAGTCACATTCCACTGGGGTTTCATTCCAACTATCATTTACTTGG GTTTCCAAAAAGGAGCTGATCCTGGAATGCCTTCGTTCTCTCTTCTAAG TTTATTATGGCAGTAG
- the PIP4K gene encoding phosphatidylinositol 5-phosphate 4-kinase type-2 alpha — MNAGIQGGLSKLKKKHFRVKHQKVKLFRANEPLLSVFMWGVNHTINELSHVTIPVMLLPDDFRAYSKVKVDNHLFNKENMPSHFKVKEYCPLLFRNLRERFGIDDLDYKESLTRSQAIAIDSPGKSGAKFYQSYDKLFIIKSLTREEVERMHSFLKHYHPYIVERHGKTLLPQYLGMYRLTVDGVEYYLVAMRNVFSSHLATHRKFDLKGSTVDREASDREKEKDLPTFKDNDFVKEGMKIYIGDEAKEKLLNTLTHDVEFLTKLNLMDYSLLLGIHDCNRAEQERAEQPQDNGDIGEDDEDSEDPERMQWCSTPPDSPHTLMREISLQYDITNIIPELDIYAIPSADNAPVKEIYFIALIDVLTHYGVKKQAAKAAKTVKYGGNVDGISTCDPEQYGKRFIEFLSKAIE, encoded by the exons ATGAATGCCGGTATTCAAGGAGGGCTGAGTAAACtcaaaaagaaacattttcgaGTCAAGCATCAAAAAGTCAAACTATTCCGAGCCAATGAACCATTGTTATCAGTTTTCATGTGGGGAGTAAATCACACT ATCAACGAATTAAGTCATGTAACGATACCAGTAATGCTTTTACCTGATGACTTTCGAGCCTACTCAAAGGTGAAGGTGGACAATCATTTATTTAATAA GGAAAATATGCCGAGTCATTTTAAAGTCAAAGAATACTGTCCGTTGTTGTTTCGAAACTTACGTGAACGATTTGGTATCGATGATTTGGATTACAAAGAATCATTAACCAG ATCACAAGCAATCGCAATCGACTCTCCGGGCAAATCAGGAGCTAAATTTTATCAGTCGTATGATAAATTATTCATCATTAAATCTCTCACACGGGAGGAAGTAGAAAGAATGCattcgtttttgaaacattacCATCCG TATATCGTTGAAAGACACGGAAAAACATTGTTACCACAATATTTGGGAATGTATCGTTTGACAGTCGATGGTGTCGAATATTATCTAGTCGCTATGCGTAACGTATTCAGTAGTCATCTTGCTACTCacag aaaattcGACTTGAAAGGCTCAACTGTCGACAGAGAAGCGTCGGATCGTGAGAAAGAAAAAGATCTTCCGACCTTTAAAGATAACGACTTCGTTAAAGAAGGCATGAAAATTTATATAGGAGACGAAGCTAAAGAGAAATTATTGAATACGTTGACTCACGACGTCGAA TTTCTAACTAAATTGAACCTGATGGATTACTCGTTGTTGCTGGGCATTCACGACTGCAATAGAGCCGAACAAGAGCGCGCCGAACAACCTCAAGACAACGGCGATATCGGCGAAGACGACGAAGACAGCGAGGACCCTGAAAGAATGCAGTGGTGCTCAACACCTCCTGATTCACCGCACACATTGATGCGCGAGATCAGCTTGCAATACGACATTACTAATATTATTCCAGAACTAGATATTTACGCGATTCCCAGCGCAGATA atgcTCCGGTCAAAGAAATCTATTTTATCGCTTTAATAGACGTTCTAACACACTACGGTGTTAAAAAACAAGCTGCCAAAGCAGCCAAAACCGTCAAATACGGCGGCAACGTGGATGGCATATCGACCTGCGATCCCGAACAATACGGCAAAaggtttattgaatttttatcaaaagctATCGAATGA
- the LOC135842942 gene encoding CDGSH iron-sulfur domain-containing protein 3, mitochondrial: protein MNLAPLLRELPHRARFVPLSRNYAPKSRRMKPAEEKDASIPKNTLEQHISAHRQKGNGLPYDSKPFKMYLEAGKTYTWCLCGQGHTQPLCDGTHKFYLWDIKLRPVRFSVSESKEYYLCCCKQTKNRPFCDGSHRSPDVIEACKNKFTCTG from the exons ATGAACTTAGCTCCATTGCTGAGGGAGCTCCCACATCGAGCTCGATTCGTACCG CTTTCTCGTAACTATGCCCCAAAGTCCAGACGAATGAAGCCTGCAGAAGAAAAAGATGCTAGTATACCGAAAAACACCCTAGAACAGCACATCTCAGCTCACCGTCAAAAAGGTAACGGATTACCATACGACAGCAAACCATTTAAAATGTATCTAGAAGCCGGAAAAACGTACACTTGGTGTTTATGCGGACAAGGTCACACTCAG CCCTTATGCGACGGTACCCATAAATTCTATCTTTGGGATATAAAACTCCGCCCAGTACGTTTCTCCGTATCCGAATCGAAAGAATACTACCTGTGTTGTTGTAAACAGACGAAAAATCGTCCTTTCTGCGACGGTTCCCATAGATCACCCGATGTCATAGAAGCttgcaaaaataaattcacttgTACCGGTTAA
- the SpdS gene encoding spermidine synthase isoform X1, whose product MARINMDALKKGWFSEVSDMWPGICLSFEVEKVIHSEKSKYQDIMMIETKNHGRALILDGIIQCTEFDEFSYQEIISFLPLCSHPCPKKVLIVGGGDGGVAREVSKHPAVEEIDQVEIDERVVEVSKQFLPSMACGYNDPKVNLIIDDGIKFMEANKNKYDVIITDSSDPVGPADCLFQRKYFELMKEALRPGGIVCSQAGSVWCNLDTSTKSYEHCKNVFAKSAYAYACVPTYPSGQIGFVLGSTNPETDFPKPAYILSEELLEKKNIRYYSPAVHTAAFALPRSYQKYFV is encoded by the exons atggcAAG aATAAACATGGATGCATTGAAGAAAGGATGGTTCAGCGAAGTGAGTGACATGTGGCCCGGCATTTGCCTATCGTTCGAAGTAGAAAAGGTTATTCACTCGGAGAAGTCTAAATATCAAGATATCATGATGATCGAAAC TAAAAACCACGGTAGAGCTTTGATACTCGATGGTATCATTCAATGCACCGAATTCGACGAGTTCTCTTACCAAGAAATAATCTCTTTTTTACCATTATGCAGCCATCCTTgtccaaaaaaa GTTTTAATCGTCGGAGGAGGTGACGGTGGAGTCGCTAGAGAAGTTTCCAAACACCCTGCAGTCGAGGAAATCGACCAAGTCGAGATCGACGAAAGAGTAGTCGAAGTTTCTAAGCAGTTTTTACCGAGTATGGCCTGCGGATACAACGATCCTAAAGTGAATTTGATCATAGACGACGGTATCAAGTTCATGGAAGCGAATAAAAACAAATACGATGTGATTATCACCGATTCATCGGATCCTGTCG GTCCAGCTGATTGTTTATTCCAACGTAAATACTTCGAATTAATGAAGGAAGCTTTACGTCCCGGTGGTATCGTCTGCTCCCAAGCAGGCTCCGTCTGGTGTAACTTGGACACATCCACCAAATCGTACGAACACTGCAAAAATGTGTTCGCTAAAAGTGCCTATGCTTACGCCTGTGTCCCTACTTACCCGAGTGGACAAATTGGTTTCGTTTTAGGAAGCACTAATCCG GAAACCGATTTCCCAAAACCGGCGTATATTTTATCGGAAGAATTGCTAGAAAAGAAGAATATCCGATATTATTCACCCGCAGTGCACACGGCAGCGTTCGCTTTACCTCGTTCTTATCAGAAATACTTTGTATGA
- the SpdS gene encoding spermidine synthase isoform X2: MDALKKGWFSEVSDMWPGICLSFEVEKVIHSEKSKYQDIMMIETKNHGRALILDGIIQCTEFDEFSYQEIISFLPLCSHPCPKKVLIVGGGDGGVAREVSKHPAVEEIDQVEIDERVVEVSKQFLPSMACGYNDPKVNLIIDDGIKFMEANKNKYDVIITDSSDPVGPADCLFQRKYFELMKEALRPGGIVCSQAGSVWCNLDTSTKSYEHCKNVFAKSAYAYACVPTYPSGQIGFVLGSTNPETDFPKPAYILSEELLEKKNIRYYSPAVHTAAFALPRSYQKYFV, translated from the exons ATGGATGCATTGAAGAAAGGATGGTTCAGCGAAGTGAGTGACATGTGGCCCGGCATTTGCCTATCGTTCGAAGTAGAAAAGGTTATTCACTCGGAGAAGTCTAAATATCAAGATATCATGATGATCGAAAC TAAAAACCACGGTAGAGCTTTGATACTCGATGGTATCATTCAATGCACCGAATTCGACGAGTTCTCTTACCAAGAAATAATCTCTTTTTTACCATTATGCAGCCATCCTTgtccaaaaaaa GTTTTAATCGTCGGAGGAGGTGACGGTGGAGTCGCTAGAGAAGTTTCCAAACACCCTGCAGTCGAGGAAATCGACCAAGTCGAGATCGACGAAAGAGTAGTCGAAGTTTCTAAGCAGTTTTTACCGAGTATGGCCTGCGGATACAACGATCCTAAAGTGAATTTGATCATAGACGACGGTATCAAGTTCATGGAAGCGAATAAAAACAAATACGATGTGATTATCACCGATTCATCGGATCCTGTCG GTCCAGCTGATTGTTTATTCCAACGTAAATACTTCGAATTAATGAAGGAAGCTTTACGTCCCGGTGGTATCGTCTGCTCCCAAGCAGGCTCCGTCTGGTGTAACTTGGACACATCCACCAAATCGTACGAACACTGCAAAAATGTGTTCGCTAAAAGTGCCTATGCTTACGCCTGTGTCCCTACTTACCCGAGTGGACAAATTGGTTTCGTTTTAGGAAGCACTAATCCG GAAACCGATTTCCCAAAACCGGCGTATATTTTATCGGAAGAATTGCTAGAAAAGAAGAATATCCGATATTATTCACCCGCAGTGCACACGGCAGCGTTCGCTTTACCTCGTTCTTATCAGAAATACTTTGTATGA